From Nycticebus coucang isolate mNycCou1 chromosome 6, mNycCou1.pri, whole genome shotgun sequence, the proteins below share one genomic window:
- the FXYD2 gene encoding sodium/potassium-transporting ATPase subunit gamma isoform X3: protein MDRWYLGGSPKGEVDPFYYDYETVRNGGLIFAGLAFIVGLLIILSRRFRCGGNRKRRQANEDDL, encoded by the exons GTGGCAGCCCCAAGGGGGAGGTGGACCCATTCTACTATG ACTATGAGACTGTCCGAAATGGGGGCCTGATCTTTGCCGGCCTGGCCTTCATCGTGGGGCTCCTCATCATCCTCA gcagaagattCCGCTGTGGGGGCAATAGGAAGCGCAG GCAAGCCAATGAAGACGACCTGTGA
- the FXYD2 gene encoding sodium/potassium-transporting ATPase subunit gamma isoform X2, whose translation MPWREPLGAHRGFSCDQGKYYQALLMFNAPTSSLATPRLDKAETAGRGQLAEEMTGLFTDDGGSPKGEVDPFYYDYETVRNGGLIFAGLAFIVGLLIILSRRFRCGGNRKRRQANEDDL comes from the exons ATGCCTTGGCGGGAGCCCCTCGGTGCACACCGTGGCTTTTCTTGTGACCAAGGTAAATATTACCAGGCACTGTTAATGTTTAATGCCCCCACCTCGTCCCTGGCCACCCCACGGCTAGACAAAGCAGAGACAGCAGGAAGAGGGCAGCTGGCTGAGGAAATGACAGGGTTGTTTACAGATGATG GTGGCAGCCCCAAGGGGGAGGTGGACCCATTCTACTATG ACTATGAGACTGTCCGAAATGGGGGCCTGATCTTTGCCGGCCTGGCCTTCATCGTGGGGCTCCTCATCATCCTCA gcagaagattCCGCTGTGGGGGCAATAGGAAGCGCAG GCAAGCCAATGAAGACGACCTGTGA